A window of Nasonia vitripennis strain AsymCx chromosome 3 unlocalized genomic scaffold, Nvit_psr_1.1 chr3_random0004, whole genome shotgun sequence contains these coding sequences:
- the LOC116416665 gene encoding uncharacterized protein LOC116416665, producing MILYTTTLFFQYHTNFSLYNSVCFIDIQINLVEKDVEWLQNNSEPKDEVIEKWKNTLTNRIYCKKVAQYFALYTCLNFSFGHLLLSSDFDKHYPDIRSKFIDTWDDVAENIIKYARTKQKLLQEDDELIDLGKSCIVAFHCIPRLLGTIVSTKRDQNGEFIATFGTTIKEVTQSFIVNVETEEELTEFQEKRDRLALLTGNKVIGPYVACVGDFSLEGGLDNDIYIYIYIYI from the exons ATGATATTGTATACTACAACTTTGTTTTTTCAATATCACACAAATTTTTCGTTATATAACTCAGTTTGTTTTATAGATATTCAGATAAACCTTGTGGAAAAAGATGTAGAGTGGCTCCAAAACAATAGTGAGCCAAAAGATGAAGTCATAGAAAAGTGGAAGAACACGTTGACAAATagaatttattgtaaaaaagttGCACAGTATTTTGCGCTTTACACGTGCTTGAACTTTAGTTTTGGACATTTGCTG TTATCTAGTGACTTTGACAAACATTACCCGGACATTAGAAGTAAGTTTATAGATACTTGGGACGATGTAGCAGAAAATATCATCAAGTATGCTCGGaccaaacaaaaattattacaagAAGACGACGAATTAATTGATTTAG gaaaaagttgtatagTGGCATTTCATTGCATTCCTAGATTATTAGGTACTATTGTAAGTACAAAGAGGGATCAAAATGGAGAATTTATTGCTACGTTTGGAACCACTATAAAAGAAGTTACACAGTCTTTTATCGTTAATGTTGag ACAGAAGAAGAGTTAACCGAATTCCAAGAAAAGAGAGATCGTCTCGCGTTACTTACAGGGAATAAGGTAATAGGTCCTTATGTAGCATGCGTTGGTGATTTCAGCCTTGAAGGAGGCCTTgataatgatatatatatatatatatatatatatatatag
- the LOC116416666 gene encoding uncharacterized protein LOC116416666 produces the protein MDEFTRTIFKTWNFDQFIERFEKAGVDKELFESIDNDFLNELFSNEECGFRRKFKIRFDEWKKDPSSFALSNPNNVEALQTSNTIANLHSSSTNVAHEIDVVNVAYELNVVNITESTVGVIALVSQYLFLYEYFCVCLIVYN, from the exons ATGGACGAATTTACAAGGACTATTTTCAAGACCTGGAATTTTGATCAATTCATTGAAAGATTTGAAA AGGCCGGCGTGGACAAAGAGCTTTTTGAAAGCATTGATAATGATTTTCTTAACGAACTATTTAGCAACGAAGAATGTGGTTTCAGAAGAAAGTTTAAGATTCGCTTTGATGAATGGAAGAAAGATCCTTCATCATTTGCTTTAAGCAACCCTAATAATGTAGAAGCCCTACAAACTTCTAACACTATCGCTAACTTACACTCATCAAGTACAAATGTTGCGCATGAAATTGATGTTGTAAATGTTGCATATGAACTTAACGTTGTTAATATTACTGAAAGTACAGTTGGGGTGATCGCATTAGTTAGTCagtatttatttctttatgaatatttttgtgtatgtttaattgtttataattga
- the LOC107980932 gene encoding uncharacterized protein LOC107980932, producing MICLMIYTNREIRIDHQRRWIHQHYMRQKIDSSSSNDEEDCLKESRPKTVQFFNRNIKVGWRHRNDAKSSYKYMGASIGPTVLLHLNGKEDYPLDKLKQCLLENYVNEANKFFFNSSVEVGNASCIVIESYYYDGKLRNFWEYYRLYLRKSNHALTVYLLTTDKPFNLSDFPDCSFLKQDYINKITDSRSTSKETITSKASVPNKNMDQNKRIINKTDVLNQFDYSNIISKETITSKAIDKCTEEKVINIDQTPSKIF from the exons ATGATATGCTTGATGATTTATACAAACAGAGAGATCCGGATCGATCATCAAAGAAGGTGGATACATCAACATTATAtg AGACAGAAAATTGACAGTTCTTCAAGTAACGATGAAGAAGATTGTCTCAAAGAATCCCGGCCTAAAACTGTACAGTTTTTTAATAGAAATATTAAAGTTGGATGGCGGCATCGAAACGATGCTAAGTCCTCTTATAAGTATATGGGTGCGTCAATTGGTCCTACAGTATTGCTACATTTAAATGGCAAAGAAGATTATCCCCtcgataaattaaaacaatgtTTACTTGAAAATTATGTGAATGAAGctaataagtttttttttaattccagTGTAGAAGTTGGAAATGCATCATGCATAGTAATAGAATCTTATTATTATGATggaaaattaagaaatttttGGGAGTACTACAGATTATATTTGCGAAAAAGCAATCATGCCCTAACTGTTTATCTTCTGACTACAGACAAACCGTTTAATCTTAGCGATTTTCCAGATTGCTCATTTCTCAAACAAGATTACATAAACAAGATTACAGATTCAAGATCCACTTCCAAGGAAACTATCACAAGCAAGGCTAGTGTCCCAAACAAAAATATGGATCAGAACAAACGCATTATAAACAAGACTGATGTACTGAATCAATTTGACTATTCGAATATCATTTCAAAGGAAACCATCACAAGCAAGGCCATAGACAAGTGTACAGAAGAGAAAGTTATAAACATTGATCAAACTCCGAGCAAGATTTTTTGA
- the LOC100117299 gene encoding post-GPI attachment to proteins factor 2-like, which translates to MEVKNDERSKSSIYLMVPFRKLCMVTVSIPLATLLFCFVTAYIYQQDDIHETHCRVYNVLPSISAITGVSPQRYLWRVSIALHIGPRLLIASVYYSFYHKILKSFEDMPKRLQGFRLLNLSYWLNIAEVGALCGVTYISNKENYAVHEKTFIVFMISSLTHMLVAVRLGRLVTPNAQSLQYKQALFTTSMISTVGLIIFFLKHRLLCHDLAFSWFSLCEYVIASANMAFHATVMLDFPVDQLVVGNGLHLLKVD; encoded by the exons ATGGAGGTTAAAAATGACGAACGCAGCAAAAGTTCCATATATTTGATGGTACCTTTCCGAAAGCTGTGCATGGTTACAGTTTCGATACCACTTGCCACTTTGTTGTTTTGCTTTGTGACAGCGTACATATATCAGCAAGATGACATCCACGAGACCCATTGTCGG GTCTATAATGTTCTTCCGTCAATATCAGCTATTACTGGGGTATCGCCTCAAAGATACTTGTGGCGCGTGAGCATAGCTCTGCACATTGGACCACGTCTTCTCATAGCCAGtgtttattattcattttaccacaaaattctcaaatccTTTGAGGATATGCCTAAGAGATTACAAGGATTCAGATTGCTGAATCTTTCTTACTGGTTGAATATTGCAGAAGTCGGTGCTCTTTGTGGTGTTACTTATATTtctaataaagaaaattatg CGGTGCACGAGAAGACCTTCATAGTGTTCATGATAAGTTCTCTTACACACATGCTGGTAGCTGTAAGATTGGGTCGCCTAGTTACGCCAAATGCACAAAGTCTGCAGTACAAACAAGCCCTTTTCACAACGAGCATGATCAGCACTGTCGGCCTTATAATCTTCTTCTTGAAGCATCGATTATTGTGCCATGATCTGG CGTTTAGCTGGTTTTCTCTATGTGAGTACGTGATAGCTTCGGCAAACATGGCATTCCATGCCACCGTCATGTTGGATTTCCCGGTGGATCAGCTGGTTGTGGGAAATGGTTTACATCTACTTAAGGTGGATTAA
- the LOC103316335 gene encoding integrator complex subunit 12-like isoform X1 — MLSDPESTASSLLPADFTRALRLLHSSDPGSVDELRSILDASIAERYGPSKTILARLPKSRFRCEAELSCDGAFTDAGGNDVGGKDEVPRISIPDEGQADGAVCKVCNVPELGPLILIQCRDCAEFYHPLCHQPPVIELDAQDPDFLWRCDGCEKKAAVLGKTTCTLPIDPIMRNRGGLETKKCAKKKFGKKSMNHNYSIR; from the exons ATGCTCTCCGATCCCGAGTCCACCGCATCCAGTCTTCTCCCAGCCGACTTCACCAGAGCCTTACGACTGCTCCACTCTTCAGATCCCGGCAGCGTCGACGAGCTGCGCTCCATACTGGACGCCTCGATCGCCGAACGCTACGGCCCATCAAAGACGATACTCGCCCGTTTGCCGAAATCGCGCTTCCGCTGCGAGGCCGAACTGAGCTGCGATGGAGCGTTTACAGATGCGGGTGGCAACGACGTCGGCGGCAAGGACGAGGTGCCCAGGATCTCCATTCCCGACGAGGGACAGGCTGATGGTGCTGTTTGCAAG GTGTGCAACGTTCCGGAATTAGGTCCGCTGATACTGATTCAATGTCGAGACTGCGCTGAGTTTTACCACCCACTATGCCATCAGCCGCCGGTGATCGAACTGGACGCTCAAGATCCCGATTTTCTTTGGCGATGCGACGGATGCGAAAAGAAAGCGGCGGTTCTGGGAAAAACTACTTGTACGTTGCCGATAGATCCCATCATGCGGAATCGTGGTGGTTTAGAAACGAAGAAATGCGCAAAAAAGAAATTTGGTAAGAAATCGATGAATCACAACTACAGTATAAGGTGA
- the LOC103316335 gene encoding uncharacterized protein LOC103316335 isoform X2: protein MLSDPESTASSLLPADFTRALRLLHSSDPGSVDELRSILDASIAERYGPSKTILARLPKSRFRCEAELSCDGAFTDAGGNDVGGKDEVPRISIPDEGQADGAVCKVR from the exons ATGCTCTCCGATCCCGAGTCCACCGCATCCAGTCTTCTCCCAGCCGACTTCACCAGAGCCTTACGACTGCTCCACTCTTCAGATCCCGGCAGCGTCGACGAGCTGCGCTCCATACTGGACGCCTCGATCGCCGAACGCTACGGCCCATCAAAGACGATACTCGCCCGTTTGCCGAAATCGCGCTTCCGCTGCGAGGCCGAACTGAGCTGCGATGGAGCGTTTACAGATGCGGGTGGCAACGACGTCGGCGGCAAGGACGAGGTGCCCAGGATCTCCATTCCCGACGAGGGACAGGCTGATGGTGCTGTTTGCAAG GTCCGCTGA